The genomic region CAGCCGCTTGAGATGCAGGTAGCAAAGGAACGCGATCACGAAGGTGGCGGCGCAAAGAAGCAGGATGATCAATTGAAAGAGGTCAGGTGTCATGTCTAATCCCAATGTGGCAGTGCTTCATTCGAGATCCTAACCAGCAATCGAATTGATGAACTCTATCAGCGTCTTGTTGAAGATTTCCGGCTGTTCCATGTTCACCATGTGCCCCGCCTTCTCGATGATCCTGCTCCGGCAGCTGGGAAGCGCATCGATGAGCACCCGGGCGACTTCGAGCGGCGCGGCCCTATCCTCAGCTCCGGCGATGACCAGGGAGGGCTTTCGGAAAGAGGCGAGAAGGGGGGTGTACTCCTTCCGGTCCCTCATGGCGAGCAGTCCCCCCGCGAGTCCATGGGGACAGGTGCCGCGCATCCAGGCGGTGACCTGGGCGATAAGTTCCGGCCGGGAGACGGAGGTAGCGTCGGCGAAAAGGAGCTCGGCGAAGATCTTGGTGATCGGGTTTGCCCCCAGTCTTTCGGCCTGGGCTGCCATTTCGCTTCTGCGCAGGCGCGTCGCCTCGTCATCGGCGTTGCTCCTGGTGGCGATGAAGGCGGCGGCGCGGACCCGGTCAGGATGGCGCTCCAGGAGGTTCATGAGGATATATCCCCCCATGGACATACCGCCCACGACCGCCTGTTCGATATCGAGGGCGTCGAGCAGCGATACGAGATCGTCGGCGAAGCGGTCCATGCTGTAGCCGGTAGCGGGAGCGTCGCTGGCGCCGAAGCCGCGCAGGTCGGGGGCGATGACGCGGTAGCCGGCGTCGGCCAGCGGTTTTAGTTGCGGCTGCCACATCTGGCGGTTGAGCGGGAAGCCGTGGATGAGCAAGACGGCCGGGCCGCTGCCGAGGTCGTCGAAGGCAAGGTTTATGTCGTTTATTTGCATGGAAATCCTTTTAGAACCAATTGACGGTTGACGATTGACAATTGACAACGATAACCCAGTCTAAAGTTGACTTGACTGGATATGGTTACTTTTTGTTGTGCTCCTTGGTCGTTTTAATTATTGAAGTAAGCAGTTTCAATAGGCATTTGGTATCTGAGGCTATCGAGTGATAATTCTTCTCATCGAGATAATTGGACTGGTGAAGGAGTTCAAGCCAGTACTCCGTTTCGTTGGCTTCTTTTAGAGCTATTGCCATTTTGTGAATGAAGTCGGCTCTACTTTCAGCCTGTTCAGCTTCGCGCACTAATGCACCAACCGCGGTGCCAGATCTCAGCAACTGCTTGCCGATCACGAATTCCTTTCGCTCGCAGAGAAACTGGTACAGCTTGATGATTCTTAGCGCGAAAGCAAAAGATTTTTCTTTGACCGCATTGGTTTCCATCCGAAAGGTTGTAATCGCCAATTAATAATTGTCAATCGTCAATTGCCGTTCGACGCTTTGATCGTCAATCGTCCATTGCCTTACAACGCTTTAGTTGTCAATTGTCCATTGTCAATTGGTTCTCCACAGCCTCTCTCTCAGGCCCGACCGTCTGACGACCCTACGCTGCACAGTATCGAGAAAGATATCGTCGCTGCTGAGGATTTCCACGGACTGCTTAGCCCGCGTGATGGCGGTGTAGAGCAACTCACGGGTCAGAACTGGTGCGTCGCGGTCGGGCATGACCAGAAGCACGCGATCGAACTCCGAGCCCTGGCTCTTGTGCACGGTCATGGCGAAGGCGCACTCGTACTCCGGGAGCCTGAGCGGCGAGACCTTCCTCATGCCTCCGGTGCCGGAGGGGAAGAAGGCGCGCAGCTCTCCTCCCGATTCGTTATCGGGCAGTATCAGCCCCACGTCGCCGTTGAAGAGCCCCAGGTTGTAGTCGTTTTTGGTGATCATCACCGGTTCGCCTGCGTACCAGCGGCCGCGGGGGGTGATCATGCCGGCCTGGGCCAACCGCTGGCGAACCAATATGTTTATCGCCTCGACCCCGAAGGGGCCGCTGCGCATGGCGCTGAGGATCCGGAACCGGCTGAACTGCGCGAAGGCCGCTTCCGGGCTCTCCTCGCGCAAGTACCCTCCGTATCCTTCGGTGATCCTTTTGGCCAGTGCCTCGGCGAGAGCTGCCGCCGCCGGAAGCGGCGCCAGCGAGACCCCGGCCAGCGCCGGATCCAGGCAGGCGGAAAAGGCCCCGGGTGCATCCCCTGCGTTCACCAGCGAACCGACCTTGCCGATCCCCCCGGCGGAGGAGAAGCGGTAGCTCTTCTGCAGCAGCACGACCGCGTCTCCGAGCGGCGCGATGCCGGATTGCGAGGGAACCGCGTCGCCGGCGACCTCGGCTGCCAATTCGGCGAAGGCGGGGGAGAAGCCGTGTACGCCGCCGGTGTCGCAGATATCACCCAGGACCGCGCCCGCTTCCACGGAGGCCAGCTGGTCCCGGTCGCCCAAAAGGATCAGGCGGGTGTCCTGCCGCAGGGCGCAGACCAGCTTTGCCATGAGGGGGAGCGAGACCATGGAGGCTTCGTCGACGATGACCACGTCGTAGGGGAGCGGGTTGTCGGCGTTGTGGCGGAAGCCGCTGGACCCCTTCAGGTAGCCGAGCAGGCGGTGCAGGGTGAAGACGTCTTCGGGGATCAGTCCACGTACACCCTCTTCCGCAGCCTGGACCCCGGCGCTGATCGATTCCTTGAGCCTCGCGGCCGCCTTGCCGGTGGGGGCTGCCAACGCGATCCTGAGGCCGGTGCCGTTCGCGGCTTTCTCCGCCTGCTCCAGGAGGAGCGAGAGCACCTTCACCACGGTCGAGGTCTTGCCGGTTCCCGGCCCTCCGGAGATGACGCAAAAGCGCCTGGTGACGGCGGCGAGCGCCGCTACCCGCTGCCAGTCCGTTTCTCCAGGGGTGGGCGGGAAGAGCCGCGCGAGTCCCTTTTGCAGCAGCGCCCGGTCGAATGGCACGGTTTCGCCACGCTTCATGATCGCCTGGGCGAGCTCCTCCTCGTAGCGCCAATAGCGCTGCAGGTAAAGGCGATCGGCGTGGTCCAGGATGAGCGGCTTGAACTCCCCGGGAGCGCCAACCACCGGGGAGGCGGCGAGTCTTTCGCGCCAGGCGGAGGCCGATTCGATGCGGT from Citrifermentans bremense harbors:
- a CDS encoding alpha/beta fold hydrolase, with translation MQINDINLAFDDLGSGPAVLLIHGFPLNRQMWQPQLKPLADAGYRVIAPDLRGFGASDAPATGYSMDRFADDLVSLLDALDIEQAVVGGMSMGGYILMNLLERHPDRVRAAAFIATRSNADDEATRLRRSEMAAQAERLGANPITKIFAELLFADATSVSRPELIAQVTAWMRGTCPHGLAGGLLAMRDRKEYTPLLASFRKPSLVIAGAEDRAAPLEVARVLIDALPSCRSRIIEKAGHMVNMEQPEIFNKTLIEFINSIAG
- a CDS encoding four helix bundle protein, which produces METNAVKEKSFAFALRIIKLYQFLCERKEFVIGKQLLRSGTAVGALVREAEQAESRADFIHKMAIALKEANETEYWLELLHQSNYLDEKNYHSIASDTKCLLKLLTSIIKTTKEHNKK
- the recD gene encoding exodeoxyribonuclease V subunit alpha, with the protein product MAAETFQFNDIDRQFASFICRQAASRDPHLEAAAALLSRGVTAGDVCLDLAGALEDARAAGYRIESASAWRERLAASPVVGAPGEFKPLILDHADRLYLQRYWRYEEELAQAIMKRGETVPFDRALLQKGLARLFPPTPGETDWQRVAALAAVTRRFCVISGGPGTGKTSTVVKVLSLLLEQAEKAANGTGLRIALAAPTGKAAARLKESISAGVQAAEEGVRGLIPEDVFTLHRLLGYLKGSSGFRHNADNPLPYDVVIVDEASMVSLPLMAKLVCALRQDTRLILLGDRDQLASVEAGAVLGDICDTGGVHGFSPAFAELAAEVAGDAVPSQSGIAPLGDAVVLLQKSYRFSSAGGIGKVGSLVNAGDAPGAFSACLDPALAGVSLAPLPAAAALAEALAKRITEGYGGYLREESPEAAFAQFSRFRILSAMRSGPFGVEAINILVRQRLAQAGMITPRGRWYAGEPVMITKNDYNLGLFNGDVGLILPDNESGGELRAFFPSGTGGMRKVSPLRLPEYECAFAMTVHKSQGSEFDRVLLVMPDRDAPVLTRELLYTAITRAKQSVEILSSDDIFLDTVQRRVVRRSGLRERLWRTN